From the genome of Thermoanaerobaculia bacterium, one region includes:
- a CDS encoding metallophosphoesterase family protein — MSRRIGEGIVWIVLAAMAAPSVLGAATLTRGPYLQRPDDQTIAVVWETASANLGAVEYRREPPPAPSGGTYRVESESPLPAATVPGWRSAEEEGAEVSHRIALSGLDAGALYEYRILADGAAASPVHRFRAPRCPSDGNVSFGVIGDTTGGVVPAAIAGALSAEGVDLVLHVGDVDYPDGRLEDYDVNFFGPFAPLLAADAILPILGDHDVRTAGGAPFFQVFDLPANGLTPDPRFYSFRQGDAEFFCLDVESSPFGEDSDQYRWLEKGLRTSTAAWKFVTVFEPPFTSKNSNIVEQLVLSPLFEKYGVDVVFSGHEHLYERSKPIRVSGPPNSPVIYVVEGGGGSVLSNFDPESFSAFLAGVYGYVTVRIAGGSLLLEAHDAAGAVFDSLELVKPVAAGAGGDACASSTPPLENVRERFARP, encoded by the coding sequence CCCCGACGACCAGACGATTGCCGTGGTCTGGGAAACCGCGTCGGCGAACCTCGGGGCCGTCGAGTACCGGCGGGAGCCGCCGCCCGCTCCGTCCGGAGGCACTTACCGCGTCGAAAGCGAATCGCCCCTCCCCGCCGCGACCGTCCCGGGCTGGCGGAGCGCGGAAGAAGAGGGAGCGGAAGTTTCGCACCGGATCGCGCTCTCCGGCCTCGATGCCGGGGCCCTCTACGAGTACCGCATCCTCGCCGACGGAGCCGCCGCGTCGCCGGTCCATCGCTTTCGCGCGCCGCGCTGCCCGTCGGACGGAAACGTCTCGTTCGGCGTCATCGGCGACACGACCGGCGGCGTCGTGCCGGCGGCGATCGCCGGCGCCCTCTCCGCCGAGGGAGTCGATCTCGTCCTTCACGTGGGAGACGTCGACTATCCGGATGGCCGCCTCGAGGACTACGACGTCAATTTCTTCGGGCCGTTCGCTCCGCTCCTCGCCGCGGACGCGATCCTTCCGATCCTCGGGGACCACGACGTCCGCACCGCCGGCGGGGCCCCCTTCTTCCAGGTCTTCGACCTGCCGGCAAACGGACTCACGCCCGACCCCCGCTTCTACTCGTTCCGGCAGGGGGACGCGGAATTCTTCTGTCTCGACGTCGAGAGCTCGCCGTTCGGCGAGGACTCGGACCAGTACCGGTGGCTCGAGAAGGGCCTGCGGACGAGCACGGCCGCCTGGAAGTTCGTCACCGTCTTCGAGCCGCCGTTCACGTCGAAGAACTCGAACATCGTCGAGCAGCTCGTCCTCTCTCCCCTGTTCGAGAAGTACGGCGTCGACGTCGTCTTTTCCGGGCACGAGCACCTCTACGAGCGCTCGAAGCCGATCCGCGTTTCCGGCCCGCCGAACTCGCCCGTGATCTACGTCGTCGAGGGCGGCGGCGGATCCGTGCTGTCGAATTTCGACCCGGAGAGCTTCTCGGCTTTCCTCGCCGGCGTCTACGGTTACGTGACCGTGCGCATCGCGGGCGGCTCCCTGCTGCTCGAGGCCCACGACGCGGCCGGCGCCGTCTTCGATTCGCTCGAGCTCGTCAAGCCCGTCGCGGCGGGCGCCGGCGGGGACGCCTGCGCGTCGTCCACGCCGCCCCTGGAGAACGTCCGGGAACGCTTCGCCCGGCCTTGA